A segment of the Candidatus Pelagisphaera phototrophica genome:
GGAGTAGGCCGATCGATGATCACGAGCCTTGGCGGAGCTGAGTAAGGATTGATCTGAGGCCCGTAATTTTCTCCACTCGCGATCCAGTGGATCTTGAAAGCAGACTGATCGTGATAGCGTGTGCAAATGTGTTAGCCTTTGGCCTGTTCTCCTGGGACAAACGGATGTCTAAGTGGAAAAAACTGAGGGTCCCTGAATCAACCCTATTGGCCGTGACGCTTTTAGGGGGAGAGGTGGGTACGATCTGCGCCATGCTCTTGGTGCGGCATAAGACTCGTAAAAACTCTTTCTTTTGGAAATTCTGGCCTAGTTTTGTTGTAGGAGTCGTTCTAACTGTCGTTTTCATTAGAGCCCGATTCTGACTGCTTTCCGGGAACCTTGGGTTTAAGAGCTGTCAAAAGTATGGTTTGGAGTTCGTCATCGCACCCTTTTATTGACGGGGAATACTAAGAATTTATAGAAAAATACCATGATAAATAGGATCTTAATGGCTCGTGTGGGGGCTTTCGCTATTGTCTTGGTGCTAGCGGGGACGAGCGTCTTCGCTAAAAAAGATGCTTACCGTTTTAAGTTCGGGCTGATTTCCCCCAATTCACAGGGATCTGCGGAGGTGTATCTGGAAACCAAGGAAATCGAAAAGCACGCGGATCTTGCCTATGCTCACGGATTTTCGATCAAGCGAAAGGATGGCGCCCAGTTTTTTCTCTATTACGTAGTCCGTTTTCCAGAGCCAATGAAGAATTTGCCAGAGGGGATCGAGCAGTATTACACGGTACTTGAGGGCGGAAAGGCTCTGCAATCGAAGGAGGAACTCGTATGGGAGCTCAATCGTAGCTTTGTTTTCGACAAGTCAGACCCGGTAGGGCTGTACGAGATGGAAATCTATACCGACGGCGAATTGTATCGCAAAATAGAGTACAATGTGGCGCCTGTACCCGAATTTGACTTTTAAGTCCTCTAGCGGGTGGCTTGCTCTTTCCTGTTGCTCTAGGCGGTCGTCACCGTTTAGTGGGATGTTTAAATCATGTTCGAATCAAGAAATGCCGCCATATTGGATTTGTGCCGCTCTTACGAGCTGGTTGACGAGTCGATATTGGAGAACCTGAGTGCCTCTTCGGAGGAACTGGAGCGTTCCGTTGCGAGTCTGTTGGTGGATCAAGGGCATGTGAGCAAGAAGGACCTTCTCGATAGGGTAGCCCGTTTCCTAAGCTTTGAGTATCGAGCGGAAATCCCGCCAGACATTCCCAACGAAGTCGTTTCTCAGCTCAGCATAGATTTGGCCAGAATGTATGGCGTCGTGCCTATTGAATCTTTGGATACGGTTATAATTATAGCCGCTTCCGATCCGTTCAATGACCACCTAGTGGATGACTTGTCCTTTGCTGTGGGCAAAGAGGTTCAAATCGTGGTTGCGGATCCCAAGACGATTGGGGAGTTGATCGATGTGTATTACCGACTTGGTGACGTAGATTACAAGGGGATACTGGAGGAAATAGATATAGGAAGCGTAGAAGATGAGGAGGTGTCTCTTGAGAATCTCCTCAATATGGCTGGGGAAACCCCCATCATCCGGTTTGTCAATCTTGTCCTTTCACAGGCGATACGCGACAAGGCCTCGGATGTTCATTTCGAGCCCTTTGAAAATGAATTCAA
Coding sequences within it:
- a CDS encoding DUF1294 domain-containing protein, with the translated sequence MLAFGLFSWDKRMSKWKKLRVPESTLLAVTLLGGEVGTICAMLLVRHKTRKNSFFWKFWPSFVVGVVLTVVFIRARF